In Lactococcus paracarnosus, a genomic segment contains:
- a CDS encoding glycosyltransferase family 2 protein → MKVNIVLSTYNGEKFLSEQIESIQAQTFTDWQLLIRDDGSTDKTLDIITAYTLKDERIHWIDEDERKNLGVINSFYKLIKHDVADYYFFCDQDDVWLPEKMTIMLAEATKYDADKALMVYMDLSVVDKNLKVINPSMINSQSHHANTSLLAELTENTVTGGVAMVNHALVKRWSSSDNMIMHDWYLALLATATGKLVYIDKPGELYRQHDHNVLGARTLAKRFKKWLNPLQAIQKYWELIITSQKQAAAVLNQPDLSDENRELIEKYVALLNQTVMNRIKYLKEYNFKKNKLFHTIVFRTLVVTKLGYVKK, encoded by the coding sequence ATGAAAGTTAATATTGTTCTCTCAACCTATAACGGGGAAAAGTTTCTTTCGGAGCAAATTGAGAGCATACAAGCACAGACGTTTACAGACTGGCAATTACTGATTCGTGATGATGGATCGACAGATAAGACGCTTGACATCATTACAGCCTATACTTTAAAAGATGAACGTATTCATTGGATTGATGAAGATGAACGAAAAAATTTAGGCGTCATTAATAGTTTTTATAAGCTAATCAAGCATGATGTAGCAGATTATTATTTTTTCTGTGATCAAGATGATGTGTGGCTTCCGGAAAAAATGACAATCATGCTAGCTGAAGCTACAAAGTATGATGCAGATAAAGCTTTGATGGTCTATATGGATTTATCAGTCGTAGACAAAAACTTGAAGGTGATCAATCCATCAATGATCAATAGCCAAAGCCACCATGCCAATACAAGTTTACTGGCAGAGTTAACAGAAAACACCGTGACTGGTGGTGTTGCGATGGTCAATCATGCCTTGGTCAAAAGATGGAGCAGCTCAGATAACATGATCATGCATGATTGGTACTTGGCCTTGCTAGCCACTGCAACAGGAAAGCTCGTTTATATTGATAAGCCAGGTGAACTTTATCGGCAGCATGATCATAATGTGCTAGGTGCTAGGACTTTGGCTAAACGTTTTAAAAAATGGTTAAATCCGTTACAAGCCATTCAAAAATATTGGGAGCTGATCATCACCAGCCAAAAGCAAGCAGCTGCTGTATTAAATCAACCGGATTTATCGGATGAGAATAGAGAGTTGATCGAAAAGTATGTTGCCTTGCTAAATCAGACGGTTATGAATCGAATTAAGTATTTAAAAGAATATAACTTTAAAAAGAATAAATTATTTCACACCATTGTGTTTCGTACACTTGTTGTGACAAAGTTGGGGTATGTAAAAAAATGA
- a CDS encoding dTDP-4-dehydrorhamnose 3,5-epimerase family protein, translated as MSEDFFGKPLAVREISEIPGMLEFDIPVHGDNRGWFKENFQKEKMIPLGFPTSFFTEGKLQNNVSFSRKDVLRGLHAEPWDKYISVADNGRVLGAWVDLREGASFGHVYQTEINASKGIFVPRGVANGFQVLSDFVSYSYLVNDYWALELKPKYAFVNYADPALGIKWKNIANAEVSDADENHPLLSDVKPLSADSL; from the coding sequence ATGAGTGAAGATTTTTTTGGTAAACCATTAGCAGTACGAGAAATTTCTGAAATCCCTGGTATGTTAGAGTTTGACATTCCTGTTCATGGAGACAATCGTGGCTGGTTTAAAGAGAACTTTCAAAAAGAAAAAATGATACCCCTAGGCTTTCCGACCTCTTTTTTTACAGAAGGTAAATTGCAGAATAATGTCTCTTTTTCGAGAAAAGATGTTTTACGTGGCTTACACGCGGAACCATGGGATAAATATATTTCTGTAGCGGATAATGGTCGTGTACTTGGTGCATGGGTTGATTTGCGAGAAGGTGCTAGTTTTGGTCATGTCTATCAAACTGAAATTAATGCTAGTAAAGGTATATTTGTGCCACGTGGTGTAGCAAATGGTTTCCAAGTTTTGAGCGATTTTGTATCGTATAGCTACCTTGTAAATGATTACTGGGCACTTGAGTTAAAACCAAAATACGCCTTTGTTAATTATGCAGACCCTGCTTTAGGAATCAAATGGAAAAATATTGCTAATGCAGAAGTGAGTGATGCAGATGAAAATCATCCCTTGCTTAGTGATGTGAAGCCATTAAGTGCAGATTCATTATAA
- a CDS encoding ABC transporter ATP-binding protein has protein sequence MNKKIEEKESVVVVKNVSKSFKLPTESSTSLRTTLVNRMKGIKGFKKQSVLKDISFNVEKGDFFGIVGRNGSGKSTLLKIISQIYVPETGTVSINGRLVSFIELGVGFNPELTGRENVYLNGAMLGFSAKEVDDMYGDIVSFSELHEFMDQKLKNYSSGMQVRLAFAVAIQAKSDILVLDEILAVGDEAFQRKSREFFEEIKRDVNKTVILVTHDMNAVQRYCNKVIYIKDGILEKSENLQDITNQYSEDNLENYESHVVTGKAPAKDKAKIWIEKKSNSVLSNSDKLFEFEVHYELYDEKLKKETPLYIAYALHDEKRGGIVFDSGSIAVDSSELRASIPLENFHNTDFKIIASLRKDPKIVNEENPNETDMITFTKEGHDARFILRDIEDKEDYGLLREI, from the coding sequence ATGAATAAAAAAATTGAAGAAAAAGAAAGTGTTGTTGTAGTAAAGAATGTAAGTAAGTCATTCAAATTACCGACGGAAAGTTCAACGAGTTTGCGAACAACACTAGTTAATAGAATGAAAGGAATCAAGGGCTTTAAAAAGCAATCTGTTCTAAAGGACATTTCATTCAATGTTGAAAAGGGAGATTTTTTCGGTATTGTTGGCCGTAATGGTTCTGGGAAATCAACACTTTTAAAAATTATTTCTCAAATATATGTACCGGAAACGGGCACTGTTTCTATCAATGGGCGCTTGGTATCTTTTATAGAATTAGGTGTAGGTTTTAATCCGGAATTGACGGGGAGAGAAAATGTCTATCTAAACGGTGCTATGCTTGGCTTTTCTGCTAAAGAAGTAGATGATATGTATGGCGATATTGTATCTTTTTCAGAGTTGCACGAGTTCATGGATCAAAAATTAAAGAATTATTCATCAGGTATGCAGGTACGTCTAGCCTTTGCTGTAGCTATTCAAGCAAAAAGTGATATATTAGTACTAGATGAGATACTAGCTGTGGGAGATGAAGCATTTCAACGTAAGAGTCGAGAATTTTTTGAAGAGATCAAACGTGATGTAAATAAAACAGTTATACTTGTTACTCATGATATGAATGCGGTCCAAAGATATTGTAATAAGGTGATTTATATAAAAGATGGTATACTCGAAAAATCGGAGAACCTTCAAGACATTACCAATCAATATTCAGAAGATAACTTGGAAAATTATGAGAGTCACGTAGTTACTGGGAAAGCGCCTGCTAAGGATAAAGCGAAAATTTGGATAGAAAAAAAATCAAATTCAGTATTATCCAATTCAGATAAACTTTTTGAGTTTGAAGTGCATTATGAGTTATATGATGAAAAATTGAAAAAAGAAACCCCATTATACATTGCTTATGCACTACATGATGAAAAAAGAGGGGGAATCGTTTTTGATAGTGGTTCAATAGCAGTTGATAGTAGTGAGCTTAGGGCATCCATCCCGTTGGAAAATTTCCACAATACAGATTTTAAAATCATTGCTTCACTCAGAAAAGATCCTAAAATTGTGAATGAAGAGAATCCAAATGAAACGGATATGATTACTTTTACAAAAGAAGGACACGATGCAAGGTTTATATTGCGAGACATAGAAGATAAAGAAGATTACGGACTATTACGAGAAATATAA
- the tsf gene encoding translation elongation factor Ts: MAITAAQVKELREKTGAGVMDAKKALVETDGNIEKATELLREKGMAKAAKKVDRIAAEGLTGVYVDGNFAALVEVNSETDFVAKNEQFVALVNESAELIAKNKPADNDAALAIQMASGKTLSEAYVEATSTIGEKISFRRFALIEKTDAQHFGAYQHNGGRIGVITVVDGADDALAKQVSMHIAAMKPVVLSHTELEEQFVKDELAQLNHVIELDNESRAMVDKPALPFLTYGSKAQLTDEIVAAAEVAIKAELAAEGKPEKIWDKIIPGKMERFMLDNTKVDQAYTLLAQLYVMDDSKTVEQYLASVNATVVAFARFEVGEGIEKAANNFEAEVQATMAAALEK; the protein is encoded by the coding sequence ATGGCAATTACTGCAGCTCAAGTAAAAGAATTACGTGAAAAAACTGGTGCTGGCGTTATGGACGCTAAAAAAGCATTAGTAGAAACTGATGGTAACATCGAAAAAGCAACTGAGTTACTCCGTGAAAAAGGAATGGCTAAAGCAGCTAAAAAAGTTGACCGTATTGCAGCAGAAGGCTTAACTGGTGTTTACGTTGACGGTAACTTTGCAGCACTTGTTGAAGTTAACTCAGAAACTGACTTCGTTGCTAAAAACGAACAGTTTGTTGCTTTAGTTAATGAATCAGCAGAATTGATTGCTAAAAACAAACCAGCTGATAACGATGCAGCACTTGCGATTCAAATGGCATCTGGTAAGACTTTATCAGAAGCTTACGTTGAAGCGACTTCAACTATCGGAGAAAAAATTTCTTTCCGTCGTTTTGCTTTGATTGAGAAAACAGATGCCCAACATTTTGGTGCTTACCAACATAATGGCGGACGTATCGGTGTTATCACAGTTGTTGATGGTGCTGATGATGCACTTGCTAAACAAGTGTCAATGCATATTGCAGCAATGAAACCAGTTGTGCTTTCACACACAGAGTTAGAAGAACAATTCGTTAAAGATGAGTTGGCACAACTTAACCACGTGATTGAATTGGACAACGAAAGCCGTGCAATGGTTGATAAACCAGCATTACCATTCCTTACTTATGGTTCTAAAGCACAACTTACAGATGAAATCGTTGCAGCAGCAGAAGTGGCTATTAAAGCTGAATTAGCTGCAGAAGGCAAACCTGAAAAAATCTGGGATAAAATCATTCCAGGTAAAATGGAACGTTTCATGCTTGATAATACAAAAGTTGACCAAGCTTACACATTGTTAGCACAACTTTATGTGATGGATGATAGCAAAACTGTTGAGCAATACCTGGCTTCTGTTAACGCAACTGTTGTTGCATTTGCACGTTTTGAAGTTGGCGAAGGTATTGAAAAGGCGGCAAATAACTTTGAAGCTGAAGTTCAAGCGACGATGGCTGCTGCTTTAGAAAAATAA
- the rfbA gene encoding glucose-1-phosphate thymidylyltransferase RfbA, which yields MTKGIILAGGSGTRLYPLTRAASKQLMPIYDKPMIYYPLSTLMLAGIKEILIISTPQDVPRFEELLGDGSEFGISLSYAVQPSPDGLAQAFIIGADFIGADNVALILGDNIYYGPGMSSMLARAAAKDKGATVFGYQVKDPERFGVVEFDKNMRAISVEEKPEHPKSNYAITGLYFYDNDVVEIAKSIQPSPRGELEITDVNDAYLKRGDLDVEVMGRGFAWLDTGTHESLLEAAQYIETVQRMQNVQVANLEEIAYRMGYITREQVIELAQALKKNEYGQYLLRLVEADV from the coding sequence ATGACAAAAGGTATTATATTAGCAGGCGGTTCAGGAACACGCTTATATCCACTAACGCGTGCAGCAAGTAAACAATTGATGCCCATCTATGATAAACCAATGATTTATTATCCGCTTTCAACTTTAATGTTAGCAGGTATTAAAGAGATCTTGATTATTTCGACGCCACAAGATGTACCGCGTTTTGAAGAATTATTAGGAGATGGGAGTGAGTTTGGTATCTCACTTAGCTATGCTGTTCAACCAAGCCCAGATGGTTTGGCACAAGCTTTTATTATCGGTGCTGACTTTATCGGTGCTGATAATGTTGCCTTGATACTTGGTGATAATATCTATTATGGTCCTGGTATGTCTAGTATGTTAGCCCGTGCTGCTGCTAAAGACAAGGGTGCGACAGTTTTCGGCTACCAAGTGAAGGATCCAGAACGTTTTGGTGTTGTCGAATTTGACAAAAACATGCGTGCGATATCAGTAGAAGAAAAGCCGGAGCATCCAAAATCAAATTATGCGATTACTGGTCTATATTTCTATGATAATGATGTTGTTGAAATTGCTAAGTCTATTCAACCGTCACCTCGTGGTGAGCTTGAAATCACAGATGTGAATGATGCCTACCTTAAACGTGGTGATTTAGATGTTGAGGTGATGGGACGTGGTTTTGCATGGCTGGATACTGGAACACACGAGTCACTACTTGAAGCAGCACAATATATCGAAACGGTACAGCGCATGCAAAATGTACAAGTAGCTAATTTAGAAGAAATTGCCTACCGTATGGGCTATATAACACGTGAGCAAGTGATTGAACTTGCGCAAGCACTTAAGAAAAATGAGTACGGTCAATATTTACTAAGACTTGTGGAGGCTGATGTTTAA
- the rfbD gene encoding dTDP-4-dehydrorhamnose reductase, whose translation MILITGANGQLGTELRYLLDERGEDYVATDVAELDITNAKQVNQVFDEVKPTLVYHCAAYTAVDKAEDEGKALDYAINVTGTENIAKATAAHNATLVYISTDYVFDGQKPVGEEWEVDDLPDPQTEYGRTKRLGEELVEKYADKFYIIRTAWVFGNYGANFVFTMQKLAETHAALTVVNDQHGRPTWTRTLAEFMTYLTENQRDFGYYHLSNDASEDVTWYDFAVEILKDTTVTVSPVDSSQFPAKAKRPLNSTMSLDKAKATGFVIPSWQDALNAFYRQEKPV comes from the coding sequence ATGATTTTAATTACTGGGGCAAATGGTCAATTAGGAACTGAATTACGCTATCTACTAGATGAGCGCGGTGAAGACTATGTGGCAACTGATGTAGCCGAACTTGATATTACAAATGCTAAACAAGTTAATCAAGTTTTCGATGAAGTGAAACCAACTTTAGTCTATCACTGTGCTGCCTACACAGCAGTTGATAAGGCTGAAGATGAGGGTAAAGCACTTGACTACGCCATTAATGTAACGGGAACAGAAAATATTGCCAAGGCTACAGCTGCTCATAATGCAACATTAGTTTATATTTCAACTGATTATGTATTTGATGGTCAAAAACCAGTAGGTGAAGAGTGGGAAGTCGATGATCTTCCTGATCCTCAGACTGAATATGGTCGTACTAAGCGATTAGGTGAGGAACTTGTTGAGAAGTATGCGGATAAATTTTATATTATCCGCACAGCGTGGGTTTTTGGGAATTATGGTGCCAATTTTGTATTTACAATGCAAAAATTAGCAGAGACACATGCAGCATTAACTGTTGTAAATGATCAGCACGGTAGACCTACATGGACACGTACTTTAGCAGAATTTATGACTTACTTGACTGAAAATCAAAGAGATTTTGGGTATTACCATTTATCGAATGATGCTTCAGAGGATGTCACCTGGTATGATTTTGCAGTAGAAATCTTAAAAGATACGACTGTAACGGTTAGTCCAGTTGATTCTAGTCAATTTCCTGCTAAGGCAAAACGCCCTTTAAACTCAACAATGAGTTTAGATAAAGCAAAAGCAACAGGCTTTGTTATTCCATCATGGCAGGATGCTTTGAATGCCTTTTATCGTCAAGAAAAACCAGTGTAA
- a CDS encoding septation ring formation regulator EzrA → MPKSIIIAIIILLAIVVIFYVIAMVLRKQTENRILALEKRKEDLFDLPVQEEVEAVKKLHLVGQSQTIFREWNQKWIDLSANSFADLENHIFEAEQLNDSFRFIRARTSVDASESQIKLMEEDVQSIRDGISELTKQETINSSKIQDSLDLYDTLRSEISDNAGKYGVAITELQVQLKNIETEFTQFVDLNSTGDPIEASEVLETAEEHTIALGAIADRIPPLVIELTQTYPAQLESLTNGYEDFKAKDLKLPESAKVEDKLQEISDDLAQAMIFVENFELDRADAQLEKMKLNLDGLYETFSEEYKARRDVANNANIIKDYLAHTRTNNKNLLLEIDHVSQNYILTGNEMGLVRGFQEELETLDSGVSEILDVIKENAQPYSLLGKEVDIIISTLDDIEKNQVKISSDLQNLRKQEKAAQDVADTFDREIRILKRYVEKRNLPGLPQSYLDKFFATSERVQTLFKELNKVKVNIDGVNHLVDVTTEDVANLKDATDEMVDNARLAEDLMQYANRYKTTNERVAKSIAKAYQLFERDRNYTASFEEISVALDEVEPGASERISNVYYNTKPTPDYR, encoded by the coding sequence ATGCCTAAAAGTATTATAATTGCAATAATCATATTGCTAGCAATAGTCGTTATATTTTATGTTATAGCGATGGTGCTACGTAAGCAAACAGAGAATCGCATTCTTGCTCTTGAGAAGCGCAAGGAAGATTTGTTTGATTTGCCTGTTCAAGAAGAAGTTGAAGCTGTTAAAAAACTCCACTTAGTCGGTCAAAGTCAGACGATTTTTAGAGAGTGGAATCAAAAATGGATTGATTTATCGGCTAATTCTTTTGCAGATTTAGAAAATCATATTTTTGAAGCTGAACAGTTAAATGATTCCTTTAGATTTATTAGAGCACGTACTTCGGTTGACGCTTCAGAAAGCCAGATTAAACTAATGGAAGAAGACGTACAGTCTATCCGAGATGGTATATCTGAGTTAACCAAGCAAGAAACGATTAATTCATCTAAGATTCAAGATTCTCTAGACTTGTATGATACCTTACGTTCAGAAATCTCTGATAATGCTGGGAAATACGGTGTTGCCATCACTGAACTTCAAGTACAACTAAAGAATATCGAGACAGAGTTTACGCAATTTGTTGATTTAAATTCTACTGGTGATCCCATAGAAGCATCTGAAGTTCTAGAAACTGCTGAAGAACATACAATCGCACTCGGTGCAATTGCAGATCGTATCCCACCTCTTGTCATTGAGTTAACACAAACATATCCAGCGCAACTAGAATCATTAACTAATGGTTATGAGGATTTTAAAGCAAAAGATTTAAAGTTACCAGAATCAGCAAAAGTTGAAGATAAGCTACAAGAAATTAGTGATGATTTAGCACAGGCTATGATTTTTGTGGAAAATTTTGAGCTAGATCGTGCAGATGCTCAGTTGGAGAAAATGAAGCTTAATCTAGACGGCTTATATGAAACTTTTTCAGAAGAGTATAAGGCGAGACGAGACGTTGCCAATAATGCTAATATTATAAAAGATTATCTTGCACATACACGTACTAATAATAAAAATCTCTTGCTTGAAATCGATCATGTTTCACAAAATTATATTTTGACCGGTAATGAGATGGGCTTAGTCAGAGGGTTCCAAGAAGAACTTGAGACACTTGATTCTGGCGTAAGTGAAATTCTAGATGTGATAAAAGAGAATGCGCAGCCGTATAGTTTACTTGGTAAAGAAGTAGACATTATCATTTCTACACTTGATGATATCGAAAAAAATCAGGTTAAAATTAGTAGCGATTTACAGAATTTACGAAAACAAGAAAAAGCTGCACAAGATGTGGCTGATACCTTTGATCGAGAAATTCGTATCTTAAAACGATACGTTGAAAAACGTAACTTACCTGGCTTACCCCAGTCTTATTTAGATAAGTTTTTTGCCACTTCTGAGCGAGTACAAACTTTATTTAAAGAACTAAATAAAGTCAAGGTTAATATCGATGGTGTTAATCATCTGGTTGATGTCACGACAGAAGATGTTGCTAATCTTAAAGATGCGACAGATGAAATGGTTGATAATGCACGTTTAGCGGAAGATTTGATGCAATATGCAAATCGTTATAAGACAACAAATGAACGGGTTGCCAAGAGTATTGCGAAGGCTTACCAATTGTTTGAGCGAGATCGTAATTACACTGCATCTTTTGAAGAGATATCTGTTGCGCTAGATGAAGTAGAGCCAGGAGCTTCAGAGCGAATTTCAAATGTCTACTATAACACAAAACCAACACCTGATTACCGTTAA
- a CDS encoding ABC transporter permease, translating into MNSKNWILLKELVKTDFKLRYQGSLMGHLWSILKPLMLFSVMYLVFVRFLGLGRDMPHFAVALLLGMVIWNFFAETTSMGLTSIVGRGDLLRKLSFPKEIIVLSVAVSAFINFLINLLVVLFFAVLNQVEISKYAIIAPLYIIPIFAFSLGIAFILATLFVYFRDIAPVWEVVMQAGMYATPIIYSLSMIHNNRIIAVMMLNPLATIIQDLRHILIYPGNQVITEFINNKWIVAIPYVLPFIVLVFGYTIFKKYADKFAEII; encoded by the coding sequence ATGAACTCGAAAAATTGGATTTTATTGAAAGAATTGGTGAAAACGGATTTTAAATTACGGTATCAAGGAAGTTTAATGGGGCATTTATGGTCTATTTTGAAACCTTTGATGTTGTTTAGTGTCATGTATCTCGTTTTTGTAAGATTTTTAGGCTTGGGACGAGATATGCCTCACTTTGCGGTTGCATTGCTATTAGGAATGGTGATTTGGAACTTTTTTGCTGAAACAACATCAATGGGACTAACGTCAATTGTTGGACGTGGAGATTTGTTACGTAAACTTAGTTTCCCCAAAGAAATTATAGTGTTATCTGTTGCAGTTAGTGCTTTCATCAACTTTTTAATTAATTTACTGGTGGTTTTATTCTTTGCTGTACTTAATCAAGTAGAAATTTCTAAATATGCGATTATTGCACCTCTTTATATTATCCCAATATTTGCTTTCTCATTGGGTATTGCTTTTATTTTAGCAACTCTATTTGTCTACTTTAGAGATATCGCACCAGTTTGGGAGGTTGTCATGCAGGCTGGTATGTATGCGACACCAATTATTTATTCGCTTTCTATGATTCATAATAATAGAATTATTGCAGTAATGATGTTAAACCCTCTAGCAACAATTATTCAGGATCTTAGACATATACTAATTTATCCTGGGAATCAAGTGATAACGGAATTTATTAATAATAAATGGATCGTTGCTATTCCCTATGTATTACCCTTTATTGTATTAGTATTTGGTTACACCATTTTCAAAAAATATGCAGATAAATTTGCGGAGATTATTTAA
- the rfbB gene encoding dTDP-glucose 4,6-dehydratase produces MTEFKKIIVTGGAGFIGSNFVHYVYNNHPEIEKIIVLDKLTYAGNKANIADILGDRVELVVGDIADAKLVDELAAKVDAIVHYAAESHNDNSLKSQDEFIHTNFIGTYTLIQAARKYDLRFHHVSTDEVYGDLPYREDLPGHGEGEGEKFTDRTPYNPSSPYSSTKAASDLIVRAWVRSFGLKATISNCSNNYGPYQHIEKFIPRQITNILSGSRPKLYGDGKNVRDWIHTEDHSSGVWAILTKGQIGETYLIGADGEKNNKEVLEEILTEMGQDATAYDRVTDRAGHDLRYAIDNTKLRTELGWTPKHTDFESGLKETINWYSENAAWWQAEKAAVEANYAKSQEVLK; encoded by the coding sequence ATGACTGAATTTAAAAAAATAATTGTAACAGGCGGCGCAGGGTTTATCGGCTCGAATTTTGTTCATTATGTTTATAATAATCATCCAGAAATTGAAAAAATTATTGTCCTGGACAAATTAACTTATGCAGGAAACAAAGCGAATATTGCAGATATCTTAGGCGATCGTGTAGAACTTGTCGTTGGTGATATTGCTGATGCTAAGCTCGTTGATGAATTAGCTGCAAAAGTGGATGCAATCGTGCATTATGCTGCAGAATCACATAATGATAACTCATTGAAATCGCAAGATGAGTTTATTCATACTAATTTCATTGGTACCTATACTCTGATTCAAGCAGCACGGAAGTATGATTTGCGTTTTCATCATGTCTCTACAGATGAAGTCTATGGAGATTTGCCATACCGTGAAGATTTACCCGGCCATGGAGAAGGTGAGGGAGAGAAATTCACAGATCGTACGCCTTATAATCCAAGTTCACCTTACTCGTCGACTAAAGCAGCGAGTGATTTGATTGTCCGTGCTTGGGTACGTTCATTTGGTCTTAAAGCAACCATCTCCAACTGTTCAAATAACTATGGCCCATACCAACATATCGAGAAATTTATTCCGCGTCAGATTACCAATATTTTGTCAGGAAGTCGTCCAAAATTATATGGTGACGGTAAAAACGTGCGTGACTGGATTCATACGGAAGATCACTCATCTGGTGTATGGGCAATTCTTACAAAAGGCCAAATCGGTGAAACGTACTTGATTGGTGCTGATGGAGAGAAGAACAATAAAGAAGTATTAGAAGAAATTCTAACAGAAATGGGTCAAGATGCGACGGCTTATGATCGTGTTACAGACCGTGCGGGTCATGATTTGCGTTATGCCATCGACAATACGAAACTACGTACAGAGCTTGGTTGGACACCGAAGCATACTGACTTTGAATCTGGTTTGAAAGAAACAATCAATTGGTATTCAGAGAATGCAGCGTGGTGGCAAGCTGAAAAAGCAGCTGTTGAAGCCAACTATGCTAAATCACAAGAGGTGCTTAAATGA
- the cps2T gene encoding beta 1-4 rhamnosyltransferase Cps2T has protein sequence MQHVFIIGSRGLPAKYGGFETFVEELVSHQQSDQIKYHVAQLSENETGKHLTYQAADVFEIKKRNFGAANVIFYDRDAIVYAIKYIKSNQITNPIFYVLGNTLGAFIGHYMKLIHKIGGTLFVNPDGLEWQRSKWIKPIQLYLKYSEKKMAEHADLIISDNQGIEDYLKAEYGHVVSKVIAYGTNNVAIVPGVAQPWLEKYGIQVGAYYLVVGRFVPENNYEAIIRNFMASSTTHDLVIITNHLGDPYFEKLRLLTNFDQDKRIKFVGTVYDKEQLTAIRKHAFAYIHGHAVGGTNPGLLEAMSTTDLNLVFDVSFNHNVALDSALFWQLDTLCEVMNQAENLDIKSVEVLAQKARQIISEKYTWGKIVEQYEELFLNES, from the coding sequence ATGCAACATGTTTTTATAATTGGTTCGCGTGGTTTGCCTGCCAAGTATGGTGGATTTGAAACTTTTGTTGAGGAGCTTGTTAGTCATCAACAGTCGGATCAAATTAAGTATCATGTTGCCCAGCTTTCGGAAAATGAAACGGGTAAACATCTTACTTATCAAGCTGCTGATGTATTCGAGATTAAAAAAAGAAATTTTGGTGCGGCAAATGTCATTTTCTATGACCGAGATGCGATTGTCTATGCCATAAAGTATATCAAATCAAACCAGATTACGAATCCTATATTTTATGTATTAGGTAATACACTAGGTGCCTTTATTGGTCATTATATGAAACTGATTCATAAAATAGGAGGTACGTTATTCGTTAATCCAGATGGACTGGAATGGCAGCGTAGTAAGTGGATAAAGCCAATTCAGCTGTACTTAAAATACTCAGAGAAAAAAATGGCTGAGCACGCTGATTTGATTATTTCGGATAATCAAGGCATTGAAGATTATTTAAAAGCTGAATATGGTCATGTTGTATCAAAAGTGATTGCTTATGGCACAAACAATGTAGCAATCGTTCCAGGAGTTGCCCAACCATGGTTGGAAAAATATGGCATCCAAGTGGGTGCCTATTACCTTGTTGTTGGCCGATTTGTCCCTGAGAATAATTACGAGGCAATTATTCGAAATTTTATGGCGTCAAGTACGACACATGATTTGGTTATCATCACCAACCATCTGGGCGATCCTTATTTTGAAAAATTACGACTATTAACTAACTTTGATCAAGACAAGCGTATTAAGTTCGTTGGCACAGTGTATGATAAAGAGCAGCTGACGGCTATCAGAAAGCATGCCTTTGCTTACATACATGGACATGCCGTAGGTGGGACAAACCCTGGATTACTTGAAGCGATGAGTACGACAGATTTAAACTTGGTATTTGATGTCAGTTTTAATCATAATGTGGCCTTAGATTCAGCTCTTTTTTGGCAATTAGATACGCTCTGCGAGGTAATGAATCAAGCAGAGAATCTTGACATAAAGTCAGTCGAGGTTCTTGCGCAAAAAGCGAGGCAAATTATATCTGAAAAATATACTTGGGGTAAGATTGTAGAACAATATGAGGAGCTGTTTTTGAATGAAAGTTAA